TATCTAAAATTTCAACAATACCATTTTTCTCCAATATCTCAGCTATCCATCTAGGTAGGGAAATTTCTGAGCCTTTTTGTAGTGTTAGATTCATGAAAGGTTCTAAGGAAAAGTATCTTAGCACCATTACTCTAACAGGTTTTAGAATATATAGATTATTAAGTAATTCTAGTTCTAGCGTCATTAAATATGCCCTAGCCACTTCTGATTCAAATTTTATAGTTACAGAGCTAAAAATAGTTAGAGGTTCCTAAAGATATTAAACCTATTTAATTTCATTGGTAATGACAATGAAATAATCATTTAATGGCTACACCTTTAAATGTGAATAAATCTATATAGTTTCTCTAAGCCTAAATTTTCAATTGGTGCGCTGAAATTGAGCGAAAAGATTATGGAACTACTATGGGCTGAAAAATATAGACCAAAAACGCTAAGAGAGATAGTTAATCAAGAGGAGATTGTTAATAGATTAATGAAATTTGTTGAAGAGAAAAATATGCCGCATTTACTCTTTGCAGGACCTCCAGGAACAGGTAAGACTACAGCAGCTTTAGCATTAGCACACGATCTCTATGGCGATGAATGGCGTAGATATCTATTAGAACTTAATGCAAGTGATGAGAGGGGAATTGCTGTTATTAGAAGTAAGGTTAAGGAGTTTGCAAGAAGTAAATTACCAGGAGATATTCCTTTCAAAATAGTTATTCTTGATGAAGCAGATAACATGACAGCAGATGCTCAACAGGCACTTAGGAGAATTATGGAGATGTATGTAGAAACAACAAGATTTATACTAATAGCTAATTATCCGAGTAAGATTATCGATCCAATACAATCTCGATGTGCCTCATTTAGATTTACACCGTTAAAAAGAGAAGATGTTACATCGAGATTGAGATGGATTTGTGAGCAAGAGAAAGTAAAATGTGATGAAGATGGACTTGATGTTATATATGAATTGAGTGGTGGTGATATGAGGAAAGCAATAAATATACTTCAAAGTGCTTCAGCGTTAGGTGAGGTTACAGTATCAAATGTATATAAAGTTGTAGGTCTTGCACATCCAAAAGAAGTTAGAGAGATAATTACACTAGCATTGAGTGGAAAATTTATTGAGGCAAGAGACAAGCTACACAATTTAATGATAGTCTATGGGCTTAGCGGTGTAGATATTATTAAACAGATGCATAGAGAGATATTTTCTGCAGATTTAAAGATTCCAGAGGATATAAGAGTCATATTAGCAGACTATATAGGAGAGATACAGTTCCGTATAGTAGAAGGCGCTGATGATGAGATTCAATTATCAGCTCTATTAGCTAAAATGGCGTTACTTGGGAAGAAAGAAAATATTAGGATCTAGAGAAAACTATGTATTGAATTTATACTGGATTATGGGGTAAAATTTTGAGTTCTCAGTATAGAAATATACCATGGATAATTAAATATAGACCTAAAACCCTATCAGATATTGTAAACCAAGATGAAGCGAAGAATAAGGTATTAGAATGGCTTAAAAAATGGCCTAATGTTCAGCGAAAAGCATTATTACTCTACGGCCCTCCTGGCTGTGGAAAAACTTCACTTGTTGAGGCTATAGCAAATGAATTCAAATATGAATTAATAGAAATGAATGCAAGTGATTTTAGGAGAAGAAGTGATATCGAAAGAATAGCTATAAGAGCATCTAGTATGCAAAGCATCTTTGGAAAAACAAGAAAGATAATATTATTAGATGAAGTAGATGGTATTTCTGCGAAGGAGGATGAAGGTGGTATTGAGGCGATAAAACAACTTGTTGAAAAAACATCTGTTCCAGTTATAATGACTGCTAATAATCCATATGATCCAAGTCTTAGAGTATTACGAGAAATAGCTGAAATGGTTCAGTTTAAAAAGCTTTCTAAAAGCGATATGAGAATGGTATTGAATAAAATTTGTAGGGCTGAAAATCTCCGATGTGATGAGGAAGCTATTGATTATATAATAGAAAGAGCTGAAGGAGATTTACGAGCAGCAATAAATGATTTACAGGCTGTAGGAGAAGGTTTTGGAGAGGTAACATTGGATAGAGCGAAGATCTTACTAAGACCCAGAGATAAGGAGAAGGATCCTTTTGAAACTCTAAGAGCTATATTCTCCTCTAATTATGCATGGCAAGCAAGAGCTGTAACTAATCAAACTCAGTTGGATCATGAACAACTAAAGCTATGGCTTGAAGAGAATATTCCCATACAATATACAGACATTGAAGATAT
Above is a genomic segment from Ignisphaera aggregans DSM 17230 containing:
- a CDS encoding replication factor C small subunit (COGs: COG2812 DNA polymerase III gamma/tau subunits~InterProIPR001270:IPR013748:IPR003959:IPR011704:IPR 003593:IPR000629~KEGG: smr:Smar_1225 replication factor C small subunit~PFAM: Replication factor C; AAA ATPase central domain protein; ATPase associated with various cellular activities AAA_5~SMART: AAA ATPase~SPTR: A3DNV9 Replication factor C small subunit~PFAM: ATPase family associated with various cellular activities (AAA); Replication factor C), with translation MELLWAEKYRPKTLREIVNQEEIVNRLMKFVEEKNMPHLLFAGPPGTGKTTAALALAHDLYGDEWRRYLLELNASDERGIAVIRSKVKEFARSKLPGDIPFKIVILDEADNMTADAQQALRRIMEMYVETTRFILIANYPSKIIDPIQSRCASFRFTPLKREDVTSRLRWICEQEKVKCDEDGLDVIYELSGGDMRKAINILQSASALGEVTVSNVYKVVGLAHPKEVREIITLALSGKFIEARDKLHNLMIVYGLSGVDIIKQMHREIFSADLKIPEDIRVILADYIGEIQFRIVEGADDEIQLSALLAKMALLGKKENIRI
- a CDS encoding AAA ATPase central domain protein (COGs: COG2256 ATPase related to the helicase subunit of the Holliday junction resolvase~InterPro IPR003959:IPR003593~KEGG: hbu:Hbut_0906 replication factor C large subunit~PFAM: AAA ATPase central domain protein~SMART: AAA ATPase~SPTR: A2BL93 Replication factor C large subunit~PFAM: ATPase family associated with various cellular activities (AAA); Tir chaperone protein (CesT)); amino-acid sequence: MSSQYRNIPWIIKYRPKTLSDIVNQDEAKNKVLEWLKKWPNVQRKALLLYGPPGCGKTSLVEAIANEFKYELIEMNASDFRRRSDIERIAIRASSMQSIFGKTRKIILLDEVDGISAKEDEGGIEAIKQLVEKTSVPVIMTANNPYDPSLRVLREIAEMVQFKKLSKSDMRMVLNKICRAENLRCDEEAIDYIIERAEGDLRAAINDLQAVGEGFGEVTLDRAKILLRPRDKEKDPFETLRAIFSSNYAWQARAVTNQTQLDHEQLKLWLEENIPIQYTDIEDMARAFDMLSKADVYLGRIVRTGDWDLLVYAIDLMTAGIALSAKNNVKDKYRWNKYNFPRRIQLMSKLKDVRDLRDDIAKLLATTLHISSATAINDVIPFLRAIFQVSPGYGAKIALGLGLSEKMIEFLAGASKSDVLQMYRELKKLLKASSETTISSQSKTEFLGKSVSQKDSGGKEKKSEDRKSKTGTRDLLSFKK